In one Brevibacterium sp. CBA3109 genomic region, the following are encoded:
- a CDS encoding alanine/glycine:cation symporter family protein: protein MDTLLLAAIAPKSPFDDAINAWFDPIATFFGGIIFFPITLGPISFPFVVLWLVAAALIFSVYFGFIQFRGFKVSLEVIRGKYSSKDDPGEITHFQALASALSGTVGLGNIAGVGVAIALGGPGATFWMIIAGLLGMCTKFVECTLGVKYREIDEDGVVYGGPFKYLPIAFRKFTRPVATLLTGIFAVSILVFGVVGGGMFQANQTFAQVRTATGGAEGFLGGAWASLMFGIIFAVLVGLVILGGIRSIAHVTDKLVPAMGIFYVISCLLVLGINFPQIPTAFGEIITGAFNPQGIAGGIVGVMIIGFQRSAFSNEAGIGSAPIAHSAVKTRRPISEGFVALLEPFVDTVIVCTMTALTIIVANQPSYTEDLGAGEIGGVALASDAFSTVASWYPVLLAIAVALFAFSTLITWAYYGERAWAYLFGKSKGAITVFRVLVCLFVVIGCVASFSKIVEFADAALFLCAFINILGLYMLMPVVKKEMKKYLADRKAGTLTDPDTKDAVPVEELV, encoded by the coding sequence ATGGACACATTGTTATTGGCAGCAATTGCCCCTAAATCTCCCTTCGACGACGCCATCAACGCATGGTTCGACCCCATCGCCACCTTCTTCGGCGGGATCATCTTCTTTCCCATCACTCTTGGGCCTATCTCCTTCCCTTTCGTGGTTCTCTGGCTGGTCGCTGCGGCGCTGATCTTCAGCGTCTACTTCGGCTTCATCCAATTCCGCGGATTCAAGGTCTCTCTCGAAGTGATCCGCGGAAAATACTCATCCAAGGATGATCCCGGTGAGATCACTCACTTCCAGGCACTGGCCTCGGCACTGTCCGGCACGGTCGGGCTCGGCAACATCGCCGGCGTTGGTGTGGCCATCGCACTCGGTGGCCCCGGCGCCACCTTCTGGATGATCATCGCCGGTCTGCTGGGCATGTGCACGAAGTTCGTCGAGTGCACCCTCGGTGTCAAGTATCGGGAGATCGACGAAGACGGCGTCGTCTACGGCGGTCCCTTCAAATATCTGCCTATCGCGTTCCGCAAGTTCACCAGGCCGGTGGCCACTCTGCTGACAGGAATCTTCGCGGTCTCCATCCTCGTCTTCGGCGTCGTCGGCGGCGGAATGTTCCAGGCCAACCAGACCTTCGCCCAGGTCCGCACCGCCACCGGCGGCGCCGAGGGCTTCCTTGGTGGAGCCTGGGCATCGTTGATGTTCGGAATCATCTTCGCCGTTCTGGTCGGCCTCGTCATCCTCGGCGGAATCCGTTCGATCGCTCACGTGACCGACAAGCTGGTCCCCGCCATGGGCATCTTCTATGTGATCTCCTGCCTGCTGGTGCTGGGTATCAACTTCCCCCAGATCCCAACCGCCTTCGGTGAGATCATCACGGGTGCGTTCAACCCGCAGGGAATCGCCGGCGGCATCGTCGGTGTCATGATCATCGGCTTCCAGCGTTCGGCCTTCTCGAACGAGGCCGGAATCGGCTCGGCGCCCATTGCACACTCTGCAGTCAAGACTCGTCGGCCGATCTCGGAGGGCTTCGTCGCTCTGCTCGAACCCTTCGTCGACACCGTCATCGTCTGCACCATGACCGCGCTGACCATCATCGTCGCCAACCAGCCCTCGTACACCGAGGACCTCGGTGCGGGAGAGATCGGTGGAGTGGCCTTGGCCTCTGACGCCTTCTCCACCGTGGCCAGCTGGTATCCGGTGCTCCTGGCTATCGCGGTGGCCCTCTTCGCCTTCTCCACGCTCATCACTTGGGCCTACTATGGAGAACGTGCTTGGGCCTATCTCTTCGGCAAATCGAAGGGTGCCATCACAGTCTTCCGTGTTCTCGTCTGCCTGTTCGTGGTCATCGGCTGCGTCGCCAGCTTCAGTAAGATCGTTGAGTTCGCTGATGCTGCTCTGTTCCTCTGTGCGTTCATCAACATCCTCGGCCTCTACATGCTCATGCCGGTGGTGAAGAAGGAGATGAAGAAGTACTTGGCTGATCGGAAGGCAGGTACACTCACGGATCCCGACACTAAGGACGCTGTTCCTGTGGAGGAGCTGGTCTGA
- a CDS encoding chorismate mutase — protein sequence MHVDQINDKTRAQERLLELRGSIDNIDAALIHLLAERFKLTETVGELKADHGLPPADPAREGRQVAHLRRLAEDAHLDPEFAEKFLTFIVAEVIRHHERIAETREA from the coding sequence ATGCATGTGGATCAGATCAACGATAAGACACGTGCCCAGGAGCGACTGTTGGAACTGCGCGGAAGCATTGACAACATTGACGCAGCGCTCATCCATCTGCTCGCCGAGAGGTTCAAGCTCACAGAGACAGTCGGTGAGCTGAAGGCCGACCATGGCCTGCCTCCCGCAGATCCTGCGAGGGAAGGCAGGCAGGTCGCCCACCTTCGACGGCTGGCAGAAGATGCGCACCTGGACCCGGAGTTCGCGGAGAAGTTCCTGACCTTCATCGTCGCCGAGGTGATCCGTCACCACGAACGGATCGCGGAGACCCGAGAAGCGTGA
- the rplU gene encoding 50S ribosomal protein L21, with protein MVYAIVRAGGHQEKVSVGDIITVNRMKAKAGESVELDAVLLVDGETVTTDVDALSKVAVSAEVVNELRGPKIIIQKYKNKTGYKKRQGHRQDLTRLKITNIK; from the coding sequence ATGGTCTATGCCATTGTCCGTGCCGGTGGCCATCAGGAAAAGGTCAGCGTCGGCGACATCATCACAGTTAACCGAATGAAGGCGAAGGCCGGGGAAAGTGTCGAACTCGATGCCGTCCTCCTCGTCGACGGTGAGACTGTCACGACGGACGTTGACGCCCTGTCGAAGGTTGCGGTCAGCGCTGAGGTCGTCAATGAACTTCGCGGTCCCAAGATCATCATTCAGAAATACAAGAACAAGACCGGTTACAAGAAGCGTCAGGGCCACCGCCAGGACCTCACCCGTCTGAAGATCACGAACATCAAGTAA
- the rpmA gene encoding 50S ribosomal protein L27, whose protein sequence is MSSKKGVSSSRNGRDSNPQYLGVKRFGGQVVKAGEIIVRQRGTKFHPGANVGRGGDDTLFALSAGAVEFGKRNGRKIVNIVGA, encoded by the coding sequence ATGTCAAGCAAAAAGGGAGTCAGCTCGTCCCGTAACGGTCGCGACTCGAACCCGCAGTACCTCGGTGTGAAGCGCTTCGGTGGGCAGGTTGTCAAAGCCGGAGAGATCATCGTTCGCCAGCGCGGAACAAAGTTCCACCCAGGCGCCAACGTCGGACGCGGCGGAGACGACACACTCTTCGCACTGTCCGCAGGAGCCGTGGAATTCGGCAAACGCAACGGTCGTAAGATCGTCAATATCGTCGGCGCTTGA
- the obgE gene encoding GTPase ObgE, giving the protein MATEFIDRVTVHLSAGDGGNGCASIRREKFKPLGGPDGANGGQGGDVKFVVDAQTTTLLPLHHRPHLTANDGGIGKGDLRHGADGGDLIIAVPEGTVVKNRNGEIIADLVDAGTEYVAAAGGRGGLGNAALASSKRKAPGFALLGEPGETLSLVLELKTIADIALVGYPSAGKSSLIAAMSEAKPKIADYPFTTLVPNLGVVQAGDVRYTIADVPGLIPGASEGKGLGLEFLRHVERCAALVHVVDMATWEPGRDPVSDLTIIESELAAYAVDLDDGSGLQPLSDRPKLVALNKVDIPDGHDLADIVRPDLEAAGYRVFEISAVSHAGLRELSFAMAELVTAERERREALEATPRRVVIRPRAVDDRGFQVQAESDDDGPVFRIRGVKPERWVRQTDFANDEAVGYLADRLDRLGVEESLFKAGAKPGDTIVIGGDDGVVFDWDPTSVGGAELLGSRGTDLRLDEDARSTRKERKAAFHDRMDAKAAVRAEFEEERLADRAGRSREESARVPSDPESGQE; this is encoded by the coding sequence ATGGCCACCGAGTTCATAGACCGTGTCACAGTCCATCTTTCCGCCGGGGACGGTGGCAACGGCTGCGCCTCGATCAGGCGCGAGAAGTTCAAACCTCTTGGCGGCCCTGACGGCGCCAACGGAGGTCAGGGCGGTGACGTCAAATTCGTCGTCGACGCTCAGACCACAACCCTGCTCCCACTGCATCACCGTCCGCATCTGACTGCGAATGACGGCGGCATCGGGAAAGGCGATCTGCGCCATGGTGCAGACGGCGGAGATCTCATCATCGCCGTCCCTGAAGGCACGGTCGTGAAGAATCGGAACGGCGAGATCATCGCCGACCTTGTCGACGCCGGCACCGAGTACGTCGCTGCCGCAGGTGGCCGTGGCGGCCTCGGCAACGCCGCTTTGGCCTCGTCCAAACGCAAGGCCCCGGGCTTTGCCCTGCTGGGTGAACCGGGCGAGACCCTGAGCTTGGTGCTGGAGCTCAAGACGATCGCGGACATCGCGCTCGTCGGATATCCTTCAGCTGGCAAATCCAGCCTCATCGCGGCCATGTCAGAAGCCAAGCCGAAGATCGCGGACTATCCGTTCACCACGCTGGTGCCCAACCTCGGCGTGGTTCAGGCCGGCGATGTGCGATACACCATCGCCGATGTCCCGGGCCTCATCCCAGGAGCCTCAGAAGGCAAGGGCCTTGGTCTTGAGTTCCTCCGTCACGTCGAACGCTGTGCCGCGCTGGTCCACGTCGTAGACATGGCGACCTGGGAGCCAGGCCGTGATCCCGTCTCGGACCTGACCATTATCGAATCGGAGCTCGCCGCATATGCGGTCGATCTCGACGACGGAAGCGGACTGCAGCCTCTGTCGGATCGTCCGAAGCTTGTAGCACTGAACAAGGTCGACATCCCCGACGGCCATGACTTGGCCGATATCGTCCGTCCCGATCTGGAAGCCGCCGGCTATCGGGTGTTCGAGATCTCAGCAGTCAGCCACGCGGGCCTGCGGGAGCTGTCCTTCGCGATGGCGGAACTCGTCACAGCCGAACGTGAGCGTCGGGAAGCACTCGAGGCAACGCCACGACGTGTCGTCATCCGCCCCAGGGCCGTTGACGACCGTGGTTTCCAGGTTCAGGCCGAAAGCGACGACGACGGTCCTGTCTTCCGCATCCGCGGTGTCAAACCGGAGCGTTGGGTTCGGCAGACGGACTTCGCCAACGATGAGGCTGTCGGTTACCTCGCAGATCGCCTCGATCGCCTCGGAGTCGAGGAGTCTCTGTTCAAGGCCGGTGCCAAACCCGGCGATACGATCGTGATCGGCGGAGATGACGGCGTCGTCTTCGATTGGGATCCGACAAGTGTCGGAGGCGCCGAGCTGCTGGGCAGCCGCGGGACGGACCTGCGCTTGGATGAGGATGCTCGTTCCACTCGTAAGGAACGCAAAGCCGCATTCCACGATCGGATGGATGCGAAGGCCGCTGTCCGTGCCGAGTTCGAAGAGGAGCGGCTTGCAGACCGTGCCGGTCGCAGTCGAGAAGAGTCCGCTCGCGTACCTTCCGATCCCGAGTCCGGCCAGGAATGA
- the proB gene encoding glutamate 5-kinase, whose product MSESQLTDSGSVSARTDIAAARRIVIKVGSSSLTTLDGGLDEAKLIALTDVIGAHRAAGHEVILVSSGAIAAGLEPMGLNKRPRDLATQQAAAGVGQGLLMAAYTRALGRYDLVPGQVLLSADDLIRRTRYKNAQRAIDKLLALGTLPIVNENDAVATEEIRFGDNDRLAALVAHLAHADALVLLSDVDALYSGPPHLPESVCIEQVSSIADLGDIAIGGTGAAGTGTGGMATKVEAALMVADSGIPAVLTSAERVSAVLGGERVGTWFSVTHKRRGTRLLWLRHLARTFGSVTIDNGAESAVLSRGTSLLAAGVTGVSGDFEAGDPIEIRNLDGEVVARGMTNFSSHELPAMFGFSTDELGTRLGSDYRKEVIHRNDLVLTHVSGGR is encoded by the coding sequence ATGAGCGAGAGCCAGCTCACCGACTCTGGCAGCGTCTCGGCGCGCACCGATATCGCAGCAGCCCGACGCATCGTGATCAAGGTCGGCTCCTCATCTCTGACCACCCTTGACGGAGGGTTGGATGAGGCGAAGCTGATCGCGCTCACCGATGTCATCGGTGCCCATCGTGCCGCCGGTCACGAGGTCATCCTCGTGTCCTCCGGTGCGATCGCCGCCGGGCTTGAACCAATGGGGTTGAACAAACGGCCCCGTGACCTTGCCACTCAGCAGGCCGCTGCCGGAGTCGGGCAGGGTCTGCTCATGGCCGCCTACACCCGGGCGCTGGGTCGTTACGATCTGGTGCCCGGACAGGTGCTGCTGTCAGCCGATGATCTGATCCGACGCACTCGGTACAAGAACGCCCAACGCGCCATCGACAAGCTTCTTGCCCTCGGCACCCTACCGATCGTCAATGAGAACGATGCTGTGGCGACCGAAGAGATCCGTTTCGGTGATAATGATCGCCTGGCCGCACTCGTCGCACACCTTGCACACGCAGACGCTCTCGTGCTGCTCTCTGATGTCGACGCCCTTTATTCCGGTCCGCCGCATCTGCCCGAGTCGGTGTGCATCGAACAGGTATCTTCCATCGCAGACCTCGGCGACATCGCCATCGGGGGGACCGGGGCCGCCGGTACCGGCACAGGAGGCATGGCAACAAAGGTCGAAGCTGCGCTCATGGTTGCTGACTCGGGGATACCCGCGGTGCTGACCTCGGCTGAGAGGGTCTCAGCAGTGCTCGGCGGAGAACGGGTGGGCACCTGGTTCTCCGTGACGCACAAACGTCGCGGAACGCGTCTGCTCTGGCTGCGCCATTTGGCTCGCACGTTCGGCTCGGTGACCATTGACAATGGCGCAGAATCCGCTGTGCTCTCACGTGGGACCTCTCTGCTGGCCGCCGGCGTCACTGGCGTGTCCGGCGATTTCGAAGCGGGCGATCCCATCGAGATCAGAAACTTAGATGGTGAGGTCGTCGCCCGCGGCATGACCAACTTCTCATCACACGAACTGCCCGCGATGTTCGGCTTCTCGACGGACGAACTTGGCACCCGACTCGGAAGTGACTACCGTAAAGAGGTCATCCATCGCAATGATCTCGTACTCACTCATGTGAGCGGGGGGAGATAG
- a CDS encoding glutamate-5-semialdehyde dehydrogenase has translation MTAVSEIHPKTVRGVTRVVRNAKSAAARLATTSTAEKDAGLRAIAEALRENSARIVKANEIDIAAGIDNGMNAGLLDRLRLDHDRVEAMAASVGTIIDLDDPVGNVVVGRVLPNGIRLTQSRVPMGVIGAIYEARPNVTVDIAILALKAGNATVLRGGSAAQNSNAEIVSVLRKAVESAGLPVDSINGIDQYGRDGASVLMNARDYVDLLIPRGGAELINTVVQESLVPVIETGIGNVHMFIDSSATVKNSVDLVVNSKTHRPSVCNSLETLLVHEKAAKRVLPKILERLDAAGVVLHADSSVAALAPESMKVKRVSRRDWAKEYLDLELAVKVVSGIDEAIEHIRAYSSGHTEVIVTKDIDNAETFVTAIDAAAVGVNVSTRFTDGGELGFGAEVGISTQKLHARGPMGVEQLTTTKWVMMGNGQIRS, from the coding sequence ATGACCGCTGTATCCGAGATACATCCGAAGACCGTTCGGGGCGTCACCAGAGTGGTCAGGAACGCAAAGAGCGCCGCCGCTCGCCTGGCGACCACCTCGACTGCAGAGAAGGACGCCGGGCTGCGCGCGATCGCCGAAGCCCTGCGTGAGAATTCGGCGCGAATCGTCAAAGCCAATGAAATCGACATCGCCGCCGGCATCGACAACGGAATGAACGCAGGGCTCCTTGATCGGTTGCGACTCGATCATGATCGCGTCGAAGCCATGGCCGCATCGGTGGGAACGATCATCGATCTTGACGACCCGGTGGGCAATGTCGTCGTGGGACGAGTTCTGCCCAATGGCATCCGTTTGACCCAGAGCCGTGTGCCGATGGGGGTGATCGGCGCGATCTACGAAGCTCGCCCCAACGTCACCGTCGACATCGCGATCCTCGCACTCAAAGCCGGCAATGCCACCGTCCTGCGCGGAGGTTCAGCCGCTCAGAACTCTAATGCTGAGATCGTCTCCGTGCTGCGCAAGGCCGTGGAATCAGCCGGGTTGCCCGTAGATTCGATCAACGGAATCGACCAATACGGACGCGACGGCGCCAGCGTGCTCATGAACGCACGCGACTACGTCGACCTCCTCATTCCACGCGGTGGCGCCGAACTCATCAACACAGTCGTGCAGGAGTCGCTGGTTCCAGTCATCGAGACTGGAATCGGGAACGTCCACATGTTCATCGATTCATCGGCCACCGTCAAAAATTCGGTCGACCTGGTGGTCAACTCGAAGACGCATCGGCCCAGCGTCTGCAACTCACTCGAAACCCTGCTGGTTCATGAGAAGGCAGCCAAGCGCGTCCTCCCCAAAATCCTCGAGCGGCTCGACGCAGCCGGGGTCGTTCTCCACGCCGACTCCAGCGTTGCGGCCCTGGCACCGGAGTCCATGAAGGTCAAGCGTGTCTCTCGACGTGACTGGGCGAAAGAATATCTTGACCTCGAACTGGCGGTGAAGGTCGTTTCGGGTATCGACGAAGCCATCGAGCATATTCGCGCCTATTCCTCAGGTCACACCGAAGTGATTGTGACCAAGGACATCGACAATGCAGAGACATTCGTCACAGCCATCGATGCCGCAGCGGTCGGGGTCAACGTGTCCACGCGATTCACCGATGGGGGAGAGCTCGGCTTCGGCGCAGAGGTGGGAATCTCGACCCAAAAGCTTCACGCCCGTGGGCCTATGGGTGTTGAACAGCTGACGACAACGAAGTGGGTCATGATGGGTAATGGTCAAATCCGGAGCTGA